One segment of Apus apus isolate bApuApu2 chromosome 1, bApuApu2.pri.cur, whole genome shotgun sequence DNA contains the following:
- the LOC127395746 gene encoding T-cell receptor-associated transmembrane adapter 1, translated as MDCHFSVWGVLAFLSLALVVSLILNISHYMKNKQAKLYKDYEENRPRYNDYHTEDDPVYSNLNQNNLEECCYEQMTSQPERPVNELQVESANQMCYASLDHSIKGKYRKPRRKKDPSLEDDEAERSSNPSTMASKVCIYLNSEQLAAEDMAHIEAVHDDPIRLMGLIRTTKGENI; from the exons ATGGACTGCCATTTTTCTGTGTGGGGAGTTTTGGCCTTTTTGAGTTTGGCTCTGGTTGTTTCATTGATACTGAACATTTCACActatatgaaaaataaacaag CTAAACTATATAAAGACTATGAAGAAAACCGTCCAAG ATATAATGACTATCACACAGAAGACGACCCAGTTTATAGCAATCTcaatcaaaataatttag AGGAATGCTGTTACGAGCAGATGACGTCCCAGCCTGAAAGGCCGGTTAATGAGCTACAG GTGGAGTCTGCCAATCAGATGTGTTACGCCTCACTTGATCACAGTATCaagggaaaatacagaaaaccaaggaggaagaaagacCCTTCATTAGAGGATGATGAAGCAGAAAGATCATCTAACCCCAGCACGATGGCTTCCAAAGTTTGCATTTACCTCAACAGTGAGCAGCTGGCTGCTGAAGACATGGCACACATAGAAGCTGTTCATGATGATCCCATCAGATTAATGGGTTTGATTCGTACTACAAAAGGAGAGAACATTTGA